From a single bacterium genomic region:
- the acpP gene encoding acyl carrier protein, whose protein sequence is MAVAEKVKEIIVEQLGVDPEEVTIEASFVNDLGADSLDTVELVMALEEEFNIEIPDEEAEKLDTVGKAIEYINKHKAQS, encoded by the coding sequence ATGGCAGTAGCCGAAAAGGTAAAAGAAATCATTGTTGAACAACTTGGGGTAGATCCGGAAGAGGTGACTATTGAGGCTTCATTTGTTAATGATTTGGGAGCCGATTCTTTGGATACTGTAGAACTTGTAATGGCACTGGAAGAAGAATTTAATATTGAAATCCCAGACGAAGAAGCAGAGAAATTAGATACAGTTGGTAAAGCGATCGAGTACATTAATAAACATAAAGCTCAATCCTAA